One segment of Phragmites australis chromosome 13, lpPhrAust1.1, whole genome shotgun sequence DNA contains the following:
- the LOC133888127 gene encoding homeobox-leucine zipper protein ROC2 has product MMIPVRHMPSMIGRNSAAAYGSSSALSLGQPNLLDNQQLQQALQQQHLLDQIPVTTAESGDNMIRGRASDPLGDEFESKSGSENVDGVSVDDQDPNQRPNKKKRYHRHTQHQIQEMEAFFKECPHPDDKQRKELSRELGLEPLQVKFWFQNKRTQMKNQHERQENSQLRAENEKLRAENMRYKEALSSASCPNCGGPAALGEMSFDEHHLRIENARLREEIDRISAIAAKYVGKPMVSFPVLSSPLAAARAGASPLDLGVGAAYGADIFGGVAATGAGELLRGAMQSDADKPMIVELAVAAMEELVRMAQLDEPLWNAPGLDGPAETLNEEEYARMFPRGLGPKQYGLKSEVSRDSAVVIMTHANLVEILMDVNQYATVFSSIVSRAATLEVLSTGVAGNYNGALQVMSVEFQVPSPLVPTRESYFVRYCKQNSDGTWAVVDVSLDSLRPSSVLKCRRRASGCLIQEMPNGYSKVIWVEHVEVDDRSVHNIYKLLVNSGLAFGARRWVGTLDRQCERLASVMANNIPTSDIGVITSTEGRKSMLKLAERMVMSFCGGVTASAAHQWTTLSGSGAEDVRVMTRKSVDDPGRPPGIVLNAATSFWLPVPPKRVFDFLRDESSRSEWDILSNGGVVQEMAHIANGRDHGNCVSLLRVNSTNSNQSNMLILQESCTDASGSYVIYAPVDVVAMNVVLNGGDPDYVALLPSGFAILPDGPTDSNMPGDGGVGSGGSLLTVAFQILVDSVPTAKLSLGSVATVNSLIACTVERIKAAVSGDSHPQ; this is encoded by the exons ATGATGATCCCAGTGAGGCACATGCCGTCGATGATCGGCCGGAACAGCGCGGCGGCGTACGGGTCCTCGTCGGCACTGTCACTCGGTCAG CCAAACTTGTTGGATAATCAGCAGCTTCAGCAGGcgttgcagcagcagcatctgCTGGACCAGATCCCGGTGACGACGGCGGAGAGCGGCGACAACATGATCCGCGGCCGGGCGTCGGACCCTCTCGGCGACGAGTTCGAGAGCAAGTCCGGCAGCGAGAACGTTGACGGCGTCTCCGTGGACGACCAGGACCCCAACCAGCGTCCGAACAAGAAGAAGCGCTACCACCGCCACACCCAGCACCAGATCCAGGAGATGGAAGC TTTCTTCAAGGAATGCCCGCACCCGGACGACAAGCAGCGCAAGGAGCTGAGCCGGGAACTCGGGCTGGAGCCGCTCCAAGTCAAGTTCTGGTTCCAGAACAAGCGCACGCAAATGAAG AACCAGCACGAGAGGCAGGAGAACTCGCAGCTGCGCGCGGAGAACGAGAAGCTCCGGGCCGAGAACATGCGGTACAAGGAGGCCCTGAGCAGCGCGTCGTGCCCCAACTGCGGCGGCCCGGCCGCGCTCGGCGAGATGTCCTTCGACGAGCACCACCTCCGCATCGAGAACGCCCGGCTCCGCGAGGAGATCGACAGGATCTCGGCGATCGCGGCCAAGTACGTGGGCAAGCCCATGGTGTCCTTCCCCGTGCTGTCCAGTCCGCTGGCCGCGGCGCGCGCAGGGGCGTCGCCGCTGGACCTCGGCGTGGGCGCCGCGTACGGCGCCGACATCTTCGGTGGCGTTGCTGCTACCGGCGCAGGGGAGCTACTCAGGGGCGCCATGCAATCGGACGCCGACAAGCCCATGATCGTGGAGCTGGCCGTCGCGGCCATGGAGGAGCTGGTCCGGATGGCGCAGCTGGACGAGCCGCTCTGGAACGCGCCGGGGCTCGACGGACCCGCCGAGACGCTCAATGAAGAGGAGTACGCGCGCATGTTCCCACGGGGGCTTGGTCCCAAGCAGTACGGGCTCAAGTCGGAGGTGTCCCGCGACAGCGCCGTCGTGATTATGACACACGCCAACCTCGTCGAGATCCTCATGGATGTG AATCAGTATGCGACGGTGTTCTCAAGCATTGTGTCAAGAGCGGCAACGCTCGAGGTGCTGTCCACCGGCGTGGCGGGGAACTACAACGGTGCACTTCAAGTG ATGTCAGTGGAGTTTCAGGTGCCGTCGCCGCTGGTGCCAACCAGGGAGAGCTACTTCGTGAGGTACTGCAAGCAGAACTCTGATGGGACATGGGCCGTCGTCGACGTCTCGCTGGACAGCCTGCGCCCAAGCTCAGTCCTCAAGTGCCGGCGCCGGGCGTCGGGATGCCTGATCCAAGAAATGCCCAATGGTTACTCAAAG GTGATCTGGGTGGAGCACGTCGAGGTGGACGACAGGTCGGTGCACAACATCTACAAGCTTCTGGTGAACTCGGGGCTCGCCTTTGGTGCACGCCGGTGGGTCGGGACGCTGGACCGCCAGTGCGAACGCCTCGCCAGCGTCATGGCCAACAACATTCCGACCAGTGACATCGGTG TGATCACGAGcacggaggggaggaagagcaTGCTGAAGCTGGCGGAGAGGATGGTGATGAGCTTCTGCGGTGGCGTGACGGCCTCCGCTGCGCACCAATGGACAACGCTGTCCGGCAGCGGCGCCGAGGACGTCCGCGTCATGACCAGGAAGAGCGTCGACGACCCGGGCAGGCCGCCGGGCATTGTCCTCAACGCCGCCACCTCCTTCTGGCTCCCCGTCCCTCCCAAGCGCGTCTTCGACTTCCTCCGCGACGAGAGCTCTCGCAGCGAG tggGACATCCTCTCCAATGGTGGCGTCGTTCAAGAAATGGCTCACATCGCCAATGGCCGCGATCATGGAAACTGCGTCTCGCTTCTTCGTGTCAAT AGCACGAACTCAAACCAAAGCAACATGCTGATCCTGCAAGAGAGCTGCACCGATGCGTCGGGCTCCTACGTCATATACGCGCCCGTGGACGTCGTGGCCATGAACGTCGTGCTCAACGGTGGGGACCCGGACTACGTGGCGCTCCTTCCGTCGGGCTTCGCCATCCTGCCTGACGGTCCGACCGACAGCAACATGCCAGGCGACGGTGGCGTCGGCTCGGGCGGGTCGCTCCTGACGGTGGCGTTCCAGATACTGGTGGACTCCGTCCCCACCGCCAAGCTCTCGCTGGGGTCAGTGGCGACGGTGAACAGCCTCATTGCGTGCACCGTGGAGCGTATCAAGGCGGCGGTCTCCGGCGACAGCCATCCCCAGTAA